Proteins encoded by one window of Gemmatimonadales bacterium:
- a CDS encoding phosphoribosylaminoimidazolesuccinocarboxamide synthase has protein sequence MTGVMRSELPLPLVRRGKVREVYRIDDDRLLLVASDRISAFDVVMNEAVPHKGAVLTQISAFWFSHLAAATPHHCLSADVDEIVAACPDLAGHRDAIAGRAMLVSRTEPAAFECVVRGYLSGSAWKEYRELGTLAGERLPLGLGESDRFDPPVFSPATKADVGHDENVTFARMSEALGADLATQLRDRSLSLYLEAQAYAAHRGIIIADTKFEFGLDGRGRLLLIDEVLTPDSSRFWPADRYARGGAQPSFDKQPVRDHLDAVRKAGSWNGEAPPPALPDEVVRSTSDRYRDIYRRLTGRPLEAS, from the coding sequence ATGACCGGCGTCATGCGGAGCGAACTCCCCCTGCCCCTGGTCCGTCGCGGCAAGGTTCGTGAAGTCTACCGGATCGACGACGACCGCCTGCTGCTGGTCGCCAGCGACCGGATCAGCGCCTTCGACGTGGTGATGAACGAGGCGGTGCCCCACAAGGGCGCGGTTCTCACCCAGATAAGCGCGTTCTGGTTCTCCCATCTGGCGGCGGCCACGCCGCACCACTGCCTGAGCGCGGACGTCGACGAGATCGTCGCCGCCTGCCCGGACCTCGCCGGCCACCGCGACGCGATCGCCGGCCGGGCGATGCTGGTGTCGCGCACCGAGCCGGCCGCGTTCGAGTGCGTGGTGCGCGGCTATCTCTCCGGTTCCGCCTGGAAGGAGTACCGCGAGCTGGGGACGCTCGCGGGCGAGCGCCTGCCCCTGGGGCTCGGGGAATCGGACCGGTTCGACCCGCCCGTCTTCTCGCCGGCCACCAAGGCCGACGTCGGCCACGACGAGAACGTGACGTTCGCGCGCATGAGCGAGGCGCTCGGCGCGGACCTCGCAACGCAGCTCCGTGACCGCTCGCTCTCCCTCTACCTCGAAGCTCAGGCGTACGCCGCCCATCGCGGGATCATCATCGCGGACACCAAGTTCGAGTTCGGGCTCGACGGCCGCGGACGGCTGCTGCTGATCGACGAGGTGCTGACGCCGGACTCCTCGCGCTTCTGGCCCGCGGACCGGTACGCCCGGGGCGGAGCGCAACCGAGCTTCGACAAGCAGCCGGTCCGCGATCATCTGGACGCCGTGCGCAAGGCGGGCAGCTGGAACGGAGAAGCACCGCCGCCGGCGCTGCCCGACGAGGTGGTGCGCTCCACCAGCGACCGTTATCGGGACATCTACCGCCGCCTCACGGGCCGGCCACTGGAGGCGTCGTGA
- a CDS encoding phosphatidylserine decarboxylase family protein: MIRIVPEGWPFIKTGFALDAALLAIWYAWPGWMVILPVIGLLLTVWLFIFFRDPVRDGPRGDHIVISPADGRIRGIAQVEEPMYLHRKATRVSIFMNVFDVHVNRYPVSGEIEVVHYNPGEFLVASDDKASLVNEQASVGIASSKGQVLVRQIAGLIARRIVTDGGPGDQAVQGERMGMIRFGSRVDVFLETSASVKVSLGDKVHAGRTIIAERGA; the protein is encoded by the coding sequence GTGATCCGCATCGTGCCGGAAGGCTGGCCCTTCATCAAGACGGGCTTCGCGCTGGACGCCGCGCTGCTCGCGATCTGGTACGCCTGGCCCGGCTGGATGGTCATTCTTCCGGTGATCGGCCTGCTGCTCACCGTCTGGCTGTTCATCTTCTTCCGCGACCCGGTCCGGGACGGGCCGCGCGGCGACCACATCGTCATCTCCCCCGCCGACGGCCGCATCCGCGGTATCGCCCAGGTGGAGGAGCCGATGTATCTTCACCGCAAGGCCACGCGGGTCTCCATCTTCATGAACGTCTTTGACGTCCACGTGAACCGGTACCCCGTGTCGGGCGAGATCGAAGTCGTGCACTACAACCCCGGCGAGTTCCTGGTGGCGAGCGACGACAAGGCCTCGCTGGTGAACGAACAAGCGTCGGTCGGCATCGCCTCGTCGAAGGGTCAGGTTCTGGTGAGGCAGATCGCGGGACTCATCGCGCGCCGCATAGTCACCGATGGCGGCCCCGGCGACCAGGCGGTCCAGGGGGAACGGATGGGTATGATCCGCTTCGGCTCGCGGGTGGACGTCTTCCTGGAGACGTCGGCGTCCGTGAAGGTGTCTCTCGGCGACAAGGTCCACGCCGGCCGGACGATCATCGCGGAGCGCGGGGCATGA
- the pssA gene encoding CDP-diacylglycerol--serine O-phosphatidyltransferase, giving the protein MTAPRRQAMRRAIVILPGAFTSGNLFFGIWSVIEASRGNFTHAAWFIVVAGCMDMLDGRIARMSRTGTAFGAELDSLVDAISFGVAPALLLYFHTFKGGDWSWLLCFLYILAAVLRLARFNVEQAGHAKSQFFGLPSPAAGMTLATYYPFSRTDFFHQYLAGLWPWNTAIALLVVMVSLLMMSHVPYPAVPKMNFRTWRGLLGIGWVLLVIVAALYFPAYFFFPFGIAFIGYGLVRAAGVGFLDRLPERDPLADDEENGARPVEDDVTPKSLLPFRLGKRRRPGGGH; this is encoded by the coding sequence ATGACGGCGCCGCGCCGCCAGGCGATGCGCCGGGCCATCGTCATCCTCCCCGGCGCGTTCACCTCCGGGAACCTCTTCTTCGGCATCTGGTCGGTGATCGAGGCGTCGCGGGGGAACTTCACGCACGCCGCCTGGTTCATCGTGGTGGCCGGCTGCATGGACATGCTCGACGGGCGTATCGCGCGGATGAGCCGCACCGGCACCGCCTTCGGCGCCGAGCTGGACTCCCTCGTGGACGCGATCAGTTTCGGCGTCGCGCCGGCGTTGCTCCTCTATTTCCACACCTTCAAGGGCGGCGACTGGTCGTGGCTGCTCTGCTTCCTCTACATCCTCGCCGCGGTCCTGCGCCTGGCGCGCTTCAACGTCGAGCAGGCGGGCCACGCCAAGTCGCAGTTCTTCGGGCTCCCTTCGCCGGCCGCGGGCATGACGCTCGCCACGTACTATCCCTTCTCGCGGACGGACTTCTTCCACCAATACCTGGCCGGGCTCTGGCCCTGGAACACCGCCATCGCCCTGCTGGTCGTCATGGTGTCGCTGCTGATGATGAGCCACGTACCCTACCCGGCCGTGCCGAAGATGAACTTCCGCACCTGGCGCGGCCTCCTCGGCATCGGGTGGGTGCTGTTGGTGATCGTCGCGGCCCTTTACTTCCCGGCCTACTTCTTCTTCCCGTTCGGGATCGCGTTCATCGGCTACGGACTCGTGCGGGCCGCCGGCGTCGGCTTCCTCGACCGGCTGCCGGAGCGTGACCCGCTCGCGGACGACGAGGAGAACGGCGCCCGGCCGGTGGAGGACGACGTAACGCCCAAGTCGCTGCTCCCCTTCCGCCTGGGCAAGCGCCGCCGCCCCGGCGGGGGCCACTGA
- the purS gene encoding phosphoribosylformylglycinamidine synthase subunit PurS, producing MRFRGRVRVMPRSGLLDPQGHAVEQALGALGFATVSQVRVGRTLEIALDADSEHQVRERLREMCERLVANPVTEDYTIDAVEALA from the coding sequence ATGCGGTTCCGCGGCCGGGTGCGCGTCATGCCGAGGTCGGGCCTGCTGGATCCCCAGGGGCACGCCGTGGAGCAGGCGCTCGGCGCGCTCGGGTTCGCGACCGTGTCGCAAGTGCGCGTGGGCCGGACGCTCGAGATCGCGCTCGACGCCGATTCCGAGCACCAGGTGCGCGAGCGCCTGCGCGAGATGTGCGAGCGGCTCGTCGCCAACCCAGTAACCGAGGACTACACGATCGACGCCGTTGAGGCGCTGGCGTGA
- the purQ gene encoding phosphoribosylformylglycinamidine synthase subunit PurQ: protein MKVAVVRFPGSNRDLDAHHTALAAGHQCTLVWHGSTDLEGADVVILPGGFSYGDYLRPGAIARFSPVMRAVAEHAKAGRPVLGICNGFQILCEAHLLPGALVRNERLAFVAKMVTVRVENDATPFTSGYAVGRELRFPIAHGDGRYVADEVALDRLEREDRVVFRYVNGNPNGAMRDIAGITNEGRNVVGLMPHPESAADALVGSNDGAAMFALAAVPAHV, encoded by the coding sequence GTGAAGGTCGCCGTGGTGCGGTTCCCCGGCTCCAACCGCGATCTCGACGCGCACCATACCGCCCTGGCCGCTGGCCACCAGTGTACGCTGGTGTGGCACGGCTCGACCGATCTCGAGGGCGCCGACGTGGTGATCCTGCCCGGCGGGTTCTCCTACGGCGACTACCTTCGCCCCGGAGCCATCGCGCGGTTCTCGCCGGTGATGCGGGCGGTCGCCGAGCACGCGAAGGCGGGCCGTCCGGTGCTGGGCATCTGCAACGGCTTCCAGATCCTGTGCGAGGCGCACCTCCTCCCCGGCGCGCTGGTGCGCAACGAACGACTCGCGTTCGTGGCGAAGATGGTGACGGTGCGCGTCGAGAACGACGCCACGCCGTTCACCTCCGGCTACGCCGTCGGCCGGGAGCTGCGCTTCCCGATCGCGCACGGCGACGGCCGCTACGTCGCCGACGAAGTTGCGCTCGACCGGCTGGAGCGCGAGGATCGCGTCGTCTTCCGCTACGTGAACGGCAACCCCAACGGGGCCATGCGGGACATCGCGGGGATCACGAACGAGGGCCGGAACGTCGTCGGCCTGATGCCGCATCCCGAGAGCGCCGCCGACGCGCTCGTGGGCTCCAACGACGGGGCGGCCATGTTCGCGTTGGCCGCGGTACCCGCACACGTCTGA
- a CDS encoding zf-TFIIB domain-containing protein, whose protein sequence is MADKPSGNEEEYFLKLEREKLEKLKKEGAARRAEEEKHERRKLHHMHCPKCGHDLVEERYHGVNVDRCTACRGIWFDAGEAEGLLDKDPGALQSFFGDLVSGLGGGKKRP, encoded by the coding sequence ATGGCTGACAAGCCCAGCGGCAACGAAGAGGAGTACTTCCTCAAGCTGGAGAGGGAGAAGCTCGAGAAGCTCAAGAAGGAGGGGGCGGCGCGCCGCGCGGAGGAGGAGAAGCACGAGCGCCGCAAGCTCCATCACATGCACTGCCCCAAGTGCGGGCACGATCTGGTCGAGGAGCGCTACCACGGCGTGAACGTGGACCGGTGCACCGCCTGCCGAGGCATCTGGTTCGACGCCGGCGAGGCGGAGGGTCTGCTCGACAAGGACCCGGGCGCGCTTCAGAGCTTCTTCGGCGACCTCGTCTCGGGCCTCGGCGGAGGAAAGAAGCGCCCGTGA
- the purL gene encoding phosphoribosylformylglycinamidine synthase subunit PurL codes for MTARPRPGDPAITPELVRRHGLTAAEFDRIRAILGRDPTFVELGVFSALWSEHCSYKHSKPVLRTLPTTGSQVLQGPGENAGAVRIGEGWAVAFKMESHNHPSAVEPYQGAATGVGGILRDIFTMGARPIALLDSLRFGSLDSPRQRYLFKGVVHGISDYGNCVGVPTVAGDVAFEPAYDGNPLVNAMCVGLLREDELIRAIAAGPGNPIVYVGARTGRDGIHGASFASEELSEKSEARRPQVQVGDPFTEKLLIEASLELIASGHIVAIQDMGAAGLTSSSAEMAARGGVGVEIDAKQVPVREEGMTPYEVLLSESQERMLVVAKRGLEDQVRAIARKWELESAVIGRVTDDGLYRVRWGEDVVAEIPGAQLVEGVPIHEPDAVEGDEAKARRTRPLPPPRTSDLDLVLERLLDVPAIASKRWVYEQYDTSVQSNTVMGPGGDAAVIRVRGSSLGVAVTSGCPGRYVWLDPYEGGKAAVAEAARNIAVTGARPLGVTDCLNFGNPEKPEVFFQFREACRGMADACRALDTPITGGNVSFYNESPTGAVLPTPMVGMVGVLTDVTARVPAAFRETGDLVVVLGRCRGELGGSQYLSLETGETFGIPPRVDLTAERALIDCLVAAAERRLLRSAHDCSEGGLAVALAECAMGAEPPLGVEVDMTRWAGGVAPDAALFGEDQGRAVVTVAAGDVEALAALAARHGLPAAAVGTVGPAGGPVRLVVDGVTVSRQVKRLREIYEGAIPRRLAPAGG; via the coding sequence GTGACGGCGCGCCCGCGCCCAGGCGACCCAGCCATCACGCCGGAGCTGGTCCGCCGGCACGGGCTCACCGCAGCAGAGTTCGACCGCATCCGGGCCATCCTGGGGCGGGATCCCACCTTCGTAGAGCTCGGCGTCTTCTCCGCCCTGTGGAGCGAGCACTGCTCCTACAAACACTCGAAGCCCGTCCTCCGGACCTTGCCGACCACCGGGTCCCAGGTCCTCCAGGGTCCCGGTGAGAACGCCGGGGCGGTCCGCATCGGCGAGGGGTGGGCGGTAGCCTTCAAGATGGAATCGCACAACCACCCCTCCGCGGTCGAGCCCTACCAGGGTGCCGCGACCGGCGTGGGCGGCATCCTGCGCGACATCTTCACCATGGGCGCGCGACCGATCGCGCTGCTCGACTCGCTCCGCTTCGGCTCCCTCGACTCGCCGCGCCAGCGCTACCTCTTCAAGGGAGTGGTGCACGGCATCAGCGACTACGGAAACTGCGTCGGCGTCCCGACGGTAGCCGGGGACGTCGCCTTCGAGCCTGCCTACGACGGCAACCCGCTCGTCAACGCGATGTGCGTGGGACTGTTGCGCGAGGATGAGCTGATCCGCGCCATCGCCGCGGGGCCCGGCAATCCAATCGTCTACGTCGGCGCGCGCACCGGCCGCGACGGCATCCACGGAGCATCGTTCGCGTCCGAGGAACTCTCCGAGAAGAGCGAGGCCCGGCGGCCGCAGGTGCAGGTCGGCGACCCGTTCACGGAGAAGCTGCTGATCGAGGCCTCGCTCGAGCTCATCGCGTCGGGCCACATCGTTGCGATCCAGGACATGGGCGCCGCGGGCCTCACCTCGAGCTCGGCGGAGATGGCGGCGCGCGGCGGTGTCGGCGTCGAGATCGACGCCAAGCAGGTCCCGGTGCGCGAGGAAGGCATGACGCCGTACGAGGTCCTGCTGTCGGAGTCGCAGGAGCGGATGCTGGTGGTCGCCAAGCGCGGCCTCGAAGACCAGGTCCGGGCGATCGCGCGCAAGTGGGAGCTCGAGAGCGCGGTGATCGGGCGCGTCACCGACGACGGGCTCTACCGGGTGCGCTGGGGCGAAGACGTGGTCGCCGAGATCCCGGGTGCGCAGCTGGTCGAGGGTGTGCCCATCCACGAGCCCGACGCTGTGGAGGGCGACGAGGCGAAGGCGCGGCGCACGCGGCCGCTCCCCCCGCCCCGCACCTCCGACCTGGACCTGGTGCTCGAACGGCTCCTCGACGTCCCCGCCATCGCCTCGAAACGCTGGGTGTACGAGCAGTATGACACGTCGGTCCAGTCCAACACGGTGATGGGCCCCGGCGGCGACGCGGCGGTGATCAGGGTCCGCGGCTCGAGCCTCGGCGTCGCGGTGACGAGCGGTTGCCCGGGCCGCTACGTCTGGCTCGACCCGTATGAGGGCGGCAAGGCGGCCGTCGCCGAGGCAGCGCGCAACATCGCGGTGACGGGGGCGAGGCCCCTCGGCGTAACGGACTGCCTCAATTTCGGGAACCCGGAGAAGCCCGAGGTCTTCTTCCAGTTCCGCGAGGCGTGCCGGGGCATGGCCGACGCCTGCCGCGCGCTCGATACGCCCATCACCGGCGGCAACGTCTCCTTCTACAATGAGAGTCCGACGGGCGCGGTGCTGCCCACTCCGATGGTCGGGATGGTGGGCGTGCTTACGGACGTGACGGCCCGAGTGCCGGCGGCGTTCCGGGAGACCGGCGACCTGGTCGTGGTGCTGGGCCGGTGCCGGGGCGAGCTGGGCGGCTCGCAGTATCTTTCACTCGAGACCGGCGAAACGTTCGGGATACCGCCGCGGGTGGATCTCACGGCCGAGCGGGCTCTCATAGATTGCCTGGTAGCGGCCGCGGAACGGCGGCTCCTCCGGTCGGCGCACGACTGCTCGGAGGGCGGCCTGGCCGTAGCACTGGCGGAGTGTGCGATGGGTGCTGAGCCGCCGCTGGGGGTGGAGGTGGACATGACGAGGTGGGCGGGTGGCGTCGCTCCCGACGCCGCGCTCTTCGGGGAGGACCAGGGACGCGCGGTCGTGACCGTCGCGGCGGGCGACGTGGAGGCGCTGGCGGCGCTGGCAGCGCGGCACGGCCTCCCCGCGGCGGCCGTCGGAACGGTGGGGCCGGCGGGCGGGCCGGTGCGCCTCGTGGTGGACGGCGTGACGGTCTCGCGGCAAGTGAAGCGGTTGCGCGAGATCTACGAAGGCGCGATCCCGCGTCGCCTCGCCCCGGCAGGAGGGTAG
- the purF gene encoding amidophosphoribosyltransferase, protein MCGIFGISGHPEAAHLAYLGLYALQHRGQEAAGIVSVDDAGVARAHKGNGLVSDVFNEEIIQSLEGATAIGHTRYSTAGGSAAVNTQPFLVRYRMGTLSIAHNGNLTNAGELRRELVEAGSLLQSTADTEALIHLIARSARPTPDEQIREAVMKAEGAYSLLVTVGRVLYAVVDPRGFRPLMLGKVGDATVVASESCALDIVGARITCELEPGSVVRIEGGQVEYLEPLPPKPLKRCVFELVYFSRPDSMVFGESVNLFRRNLGRALAREHPAPGSDCVFSVPDSSNAAALGYAEAAGLPLEHALIRNHYVGRTFIHPVQAGRDAKVKIKYNAVREIIAGKSVVVVDDSIVRGTTSRGLVAMIRQAGARAVHFRVASPPTVGPCYYGIDTPTRQELIASNHTVEEIRKYLAVDSLGYLSLDGMVHASEGDADRFCHACFSNQYPTEIPADATTSGYAADLVRTS, encoded by the coding sequence GTGTGCGGCATCTTCGGCATCTCCGGGCATCCCGAAGCCGCGCACCTGGCCTACCTGGGCCTCTACGCGCTGCAGCACCGCGGCCAGGAGGCGGCCGGCATCGTCTCGGTGGACGACGCGGGCGTGGCACGCGCCCACAAGGGCAACGGGCTCGTCTCCGATGTATTCAACGAGGAGATCATCCAGAGCCTTGAGGGAGCTACCGCGATCGGCCACACCCGCTACAGCACCGCCGGCGGGAGCGCGGCGGTGAACACGCAGCCCTTCCTGGTGCGCTACCGCATGGGCACGCTTTCCATAGCGCACAACGGCAACCTCACCAACGCCGGCGAGCTGCGCCGCGAGCTGGTCGAGGCCGGCAGCCTGCTCCAGTCCACCGCCGACACCGAAGCCCTCATCCATCTGATCGCCCGCTCCGCCAGGCCCACTCCCGACGAGCAGATCCGCGAGGCGGTGATGAAGGCCGAAGGTGCGTACTCGCTGCTCGTCACCGTCGGCCGGGTCCTCTACGCCGTGGTGGACCCGCGCGGGTTCCGGCCGCTGATGCTCGGCAAGGTGGGCGACGCGACGGTGGTGGCTTCCGAGAGCTGCGCGCTCGACATCGTGGGCGCGCGCATCACCTGCGAGCTGGAGCCCGGGAGCGTGGTCCGCATCGAAGGCGGGCAGGTGGAATACCTGGAGCCGCTGCCGCCCAAGCCGCTCAAGCGCTGCGTGTTCGAGCTGGTGTACTTCTCCCGCCCCGACAGCATGGTCTTCGGCGAGAGCGTCAACCTGTTCCGCCGCAACCTCGGCCGGGCGCTGGCGCGGGAGCACCCCGCCCCGGGGTCCGACTGCGTCTTCTCCGTGCCCGACTCGTCCAACGCCGCCGCGCTGGGTTACGCCGAAGCGGCCGGGCTGCCGCTGGAGCACGCGCTGATCCGGAACCACTACGTAGGCCGGACCTTCATCCACCCCGTGCAGGCGGGCCGCGACGCCAAGGTGAAGATCAAGTACAACGCGGTGCGCGAGATCATCGCGGGCAAGAGCGTCGTAGTGGTGGACGACTCCATCGTCCGCGGCACGACCAGCCGCGGCCTCGTGGCGATGATCCGGCAGGCCGGCGCGCGCGCGGTGCATTTCCGCGTCGCGTCGCCGCCCACCGTCGGGCCGTGCTACTACGGGATCGACACGCCCACCCGCCAGGAGCTGATCGCGTCCAACCACACCGTCGAGGAGATCCGGAAGTACCTCGCCGTGGACTCACTCGGGTACTTGTCGCTCGACGGGATGGTACACGCGAGCGAGGGAGACGCCGACCGCTTCTGTCACGCCTGTTTCTCCAACCAGTACCCCACCGAGATCCCGGCGGACGCCACGACATCGGGCTATGCCGCGGACCTCGTACGCACTTCATAG
- the ppdK gene encoding pyruvate, phosphate dikinase: MRRYVYYFGGGRADGSAAMKGVLGGKGAGLAEMTNLGVPVPPGFTISTELCIEYIKTRKYPPDLRAEVDANLRRVEELTGRQFGGAERPLLLSVRSGAAVSMPGMMDTILNLGMNDGVADELARQTGNPVFAYDAYRRFVQMYGDVVLGLKSNKSPFEHLIDQKKKARGVKRDIDLPASDLRALVDAFKEAIHDRTRVTFPEEPMAQLWGAIEAVWLSWLGERAAAYRLIHHIPEDLGTAVNIVAMVYGNLGEDSGSGVGFTRDPSTGEKRFFGEFLANAQGEDVVAGIRTPEPIDRMASLFPEAYRELIETVGRLEKHYRDMQDLEFTVERGKLFLLQTRNGKRTGAAAVRIAVDMTAEGLVSEEEALLSVSPEAVEQLMHPTVDPAAPCTVLTTGLPASPGAAAGQVVFDAEEAFAWAAEGKSVILVRAETSPEDIRGMAAAKGILTARGGMTSHAAVVARGMGKCCVVGASALDVDHEAGEFAVNGRRIARGEWITLDGSTGRVIDGRVPLVAPSFSDHFAQFMGWADKHRRLGVRANADTPGDARRARELGAEGIGLCRTEHMFFEGERIEWVRKMILARDAAGRKRALAKLLPMQRSDFEGIFEAMDGFPVTIRLLDPPLHEFLPHDPDEIAALAKDMGVSAKKLAGVVESLREANPMLGHRGCRLGVTYPEITEMQARAIFEAAVHVTARGVKAVPEVMVPLVADVTELKHQADIVRRVATEVFATAKREVPYLLGTMIELPRAALTADEIAEVAEFFSFGTNDLTQTTFGLSRDDAGRFLPYYVQHGLLPADPFQVLDQRGVGKLIRIGIELGRSKRKDLKVGICGEHGGEPSSIAFCHDAGMDYVSCSPFRVPIARLAAAQAALRERGVEDRTAATV; this comes from the coding sequence ATGAGGCGCTACGTCTATTACTTCGGGGGCGGACGGGCCGACGGCTCGGCGGCGATGAAGGGTGTCCTGGGCGGCAAGGGCGCCGGACTGGCCGAGATGACCAACCTCGGAGTCCCGGTGCCGCCCGGCTTCACGATCAGCACCGAGCTGTGCATCGAGTACATCAAGACGCGGAAGTACCCTCCCGACCTCCGCGCCGAGGTGGACGCGAACCTCAGGCGCGTCGAGGAGTTGACGGGCCGGCAGTTCGGCGGGGCGGAGCGGCCGCTGCTCCTGTCGGTTCGCTCGGGCGCCGCGGTCTCGATGCCGGGGATGATGGACACCATCCTCAACCTTGGCATGAACGACGGGGTGGCCGACGAGCTGGCCCGGCAGACGGGCAACCCGGTCTTCGCGTACGACGCGTATCGGCGGTTCGTGCAGATGTACGGGGATGTGGTACTCGGCCTGAAGAGCAACAAGAGCCCGTTCGAGCACCTCATCGACCAGAAGAAGAAGGCGCGTGGCGTGAAGCGCGACATCGACCTTCCCGCCTCAGACCTTCGCGCGCTGGTGGACGCGTTCAAGGAGGCCATCCACGACCGCACCCGCGTGACGTTCCCGGAGGAACCGATGGCGCAGCTGTGGGGCGCCATCGAAGCCGTGTGGCTCTCGTGGCTCGGTGAGCGCGCCGCGGCGTACCGGCTGATCCACCACATCCCCGAGGACCTCGGCACCGCGGTCAACATCGTGGCGATGGTCTACGGAAACCTCGGCGAGGACTCGGGCTCGGGTGTCGGGTTCACGCGCGATCCGTCTACGGGGGAGAAGCGCTTCTTCGGCGAGTTCCTGGCCAACGCGCAGGGCGAGGACGTCGTGGCGGGCATCCGCACCCCGGAGCCGATCGACCGGATGGCATCGCTGTTCCCGGAGGCGTACCGAGAGCTGATAGAGACGGTCGGGCGGCTGGAGAAGCACTACCGCGACATGCAGGACCTCGAGTTCACGGTCGAGCGCGGGAAGCTGTTCCTGCTCCAGACGCGGAACGGCAAGCGCACCGGCGCGGCGGCGGTCCGGATCGCGGTAGACATGACGGCCGAGGGCCTGGTAAGCGAGGAGGAGGCGTTGCTGAGCGTCTCACCGGAGGCGGTGGAGCAGCTGATGCACCCGACGGTGGATCCGGCGGCGCCCTGTACCGTCCTCACCACGGGCCTGCCCGCGTCGCCCGGCGCGGCGGCGGGCCAGGTGGTCTTCGACGCCGAGGAGGCGTTCGCCTGGGCCGCGGAGGGGAAGTCCGTGATTCTGGTGCGGGCGGAGACGTCGCCGGAGGACATTCGCGGGATGGCCGCGGCCAAAGGCATCCTCACCGCGCGTGGCGGGATGACGTCGCACGCGGCGGTGGTCGCGCGCGGGATGGGCAAGTGCTGCGTGGTCGGAGCGTCAGCGCTGGACGTGGACCACGAAGCCGGGGAGTTCGCCGTGAACGGGCGGCGCATCGCTCGCGGCGAGTGGATAACGCTCGACGGCTCGACCGGCCGGGTCATCGACGGCCGGGTACCGCTAGTCGCGCCGAGCTTTTCGGACCACTTCGCGCAGTTCATGGGCTGGGCGGACAAGCATCGGCGCCTCGGGGTGCGCGCCAACGCCGACACGCCGGGCGACGCGCGCCGCGCCCGCGAGCTCGGCGCCGAGGGGATTGGGCTCTGCCGCACCGAGCACATGTTCTTCGAGGGCGAGCGGATCGAGTGGGTGCGGAAGATGATCCTCGCCCGCGATGCCGCCGGGCGGAAGCGCGCCCTCGCCAAGCTGCTCCCCATGCAGCGGTCCGACTTCGAGGGGATCTTCGAGGCGATGGACGGCTTCCCCGTCACGATCCGCCTGCTCGACCCGCCGCTGCACGAGTTCCTGCCGCACGATCCCGACGAGATCGCCGCGCTCGCCAAGGACATGGGAGTCTCCGCGAAGAAGCTCGCCGGCGTGGTGGAGTCGTTGCGCGAGGCCAACCCCATGCTCGGCCACCGCGGCTGCCGGCTGGGGGTGACCTATCCCGAGATCACGGAGATGCAGGCGCGGGCGATCTTCGAGGCGGCGGTGCACGTCACGGCGCGCGGCGTCAAGGCGGTCCCCGAAGTCATGGTGCCGCTCGTCGCGGATGTGACCGAGCTCAAGCATCAGGCGGACATCGTGCGCCGAGTGGCGACCGAGGTCTTCGCCACGGCCAAGCGCGAGGTGCCCTACCTCCTGGGGACGATGATCGAGCTGCCTCGGGCCGCGCTCACCGCCGACGAGATCGCGGAAGTCGCCGAGTTCTTCTCGTTCGGCACCAACGACCTCACCCAGACCACCTTCGGCCTCTCGCGTGACGACGCGGGCCGGTTCCTGCCGTACTACGTTCAGCACGGCCTCCTCCCCGCCGACCCGTTCCAGGTCCTCGACCAACGGGGCGTGGGGAAGCTGATCCGCATCGGCATCGAGCTGGGCCGGAGCAAGCGCAAGGACCTGAAGGTGGGAATCTGCGGAGAGCACGGCGGCGAGCCCTCGAGCATCGCGTTCTGCCATGATGCGGGGATGGACTACGTGTCGTGCTCGCCGTTCCGCGTGCCCATCGCGCGGCTGGCGGCGGCGCAGGCCGCGCTGAGGGAGAGGGGCGTCGAGGACCGCACGGCGGCAACGGTGTAG
- a CDS encoding type II toxin-antitoxin system PemK/MazF family toxin: MQLNRGDVWWANLPDAAGLGPGYRRPVLVVQGDAFNRSRLATAIVVVLTSNLHLVEAPGNVLLPARAASLPRDSVANVSQVLTIDRRLLTERVGHLPTSLLRQVDDGLRTVLEL; this comes from the coding sequence GTGCAGTTGAATCGCGGCGACGTCTGGTGGGCCAACCTGCCGGATGCAGCTGGCTTGGGGCCCGGTTACCGCCGACCCGTGCTCGTGGTTCAAGGGGATGCATTCAATCGCAGTCGGCTGGCCACGGCGATAGTCGTAGTCCTGACATCCAACCTGCATCTCGTTGAAGCGCCCGGCAATGTGTTGCTCCCGGCCCGCGCCGCGAGCCTGCCGCGTGACTCAGTGGCAAACGTCTCGCAAGTCCTCACCATTGACCGCCGGCTGCTGACCGAGCGGGTTGGTCACCTACCCACCAGTCTCCTCCGACAGGTGGACGACGGCCTGCGTACCGTCCTCGAACTGTAG